One Rattus norvegicus strain BN/NHsdMcwi chromosome 18, GRCr8, whole genome shotgun sequence DNA segment encodes these proteins:
- the Impact gene encoding protein IMPACT isoform X1: MAEVESGSNQRQNEEIEAMAAIYGEEWCVIDEVAKIFCIRITDDMDDPKWTLCLQVMLPSEYPGTAPPVYQLNAPWLKGQERAELAKSLEEIYMKNIGESILYQWVEKIRDALIQKSQITEPGPDEKKKTEEEEVEGEDDPILEHPPENPVKTWDLKISESAPEAEELPPIAHGAPITDRRSTFQAHLAPVVCIDQVKKVLAKLYENKKIASATHNIYAYRIYCEDKQTFLQDSEDDGETAAGGRLLHLMEILNVKNVMVVVSRWYGGILLGPDRFKHINNCARNILVEKNFTNSPEESAKSFGKKKVKKDKKKGDH, translated from the exons ATGGCTGAAGTGGAATCAGGGAGCAACCAGAGGCAG AATGAAGAAATCGAGGCAATGGCAGCCATTTATGGCGAGGAGTGGTGTGTCATTGATGAGGTTgccaaaatattttgtattagAATCACTGACGACATGGATGACCCCAAATGGACACTTTGTTTACAG GTGATGTTACCAAGTGAGTACCCAGGTACAGCGCCAcctgtttatcagctgaa TGCTCCTTGGCTGAAAGGGCAAGAACGCGCAGAATTAGCCAAGAGCCTTGAGGAGATCTATAT GAAGAACATTGGTGAAAGTATTCTTTACCAGTGGGTGGAGAAAATAAGAGATGCCCTGATACAGAAATCTCAGATCACAGAGCCAG GCCCAGatgagaagaagaaaactgaagagGAAGAAGTTGAGGGTGAAGATGACCCCATTCTAGAACACCCACCAGAAAATCCAGTTAAAACATGGGACCTCAAAATCAGTGAAAGTGCACCAG aagcggAAGAATTGCCTCCAATTGCTCATGGTGCTCCTATCACAGACCGAAGGAGCACTTTCCAGGCACATTTGGCCCCTGTCGTCTGCATTGACCAG GTGAAGAAGGTTCTTGCCAAGTTGTATGAGAATAAGAAGATCGCCAGTGCCACCCACAACATCTACGCCTACAG GATATACTGTGAGGATAAGCAGACCTTCTTGCAGGACTCCGAAGATGATGGAGAAACAGCCGCGGGCGGCCGCCTTCTTCACCTTATGGAG ATTTTGAATGTGAAGAATGTCATGGTGGTGGTATCCCGCTGGTATGGAGGGATCCTGTTGGGACCTGATCGTTTCAAACACATCAACAACTGTGCCAGGAACATCCTGGTGGAGAAGAACTTCACAAACTCCCCT GAGGAGTCAGCCAAGAGCTttggaaagaagaaagtgaaaaaggACAAGAAGAAGGGTGACCATTAA